A section of the Phaseolus vulgaris cultivar G19833 chromosome 8, P. vulgaris v2.0, whole genome shotgun sequence genome encodes:
- the LOC137827270 gene encoding aspartate carbamoyltransferase 1, chloroplastic, translated as MSAASLLFSCSMHVGVSHPKLAAKSSVCLPNQPWNHLKPKTSFGHSGVSEKSKLSCKGDEIMWRAGALQVENAPSFSVGQKFQLDDVIEAQQFDRETLSAIFEVARSMESIESSSSRSQMLKGYLMATLFYEPSTRTRLSFESAMKRLGGDVLTTENAREFSSAAKGETLEDTIRTVEGYTDIIVMRHFESGAAKRAAATASIPVINAGDGPGQHPTQALLDVYTIEREIGKLDGIRVGLVGDLANGRTVRSLAYLLAKYEDVKIYFVSPNVVKMKDDIKEYLTSKGVEWEESGDLMEVASKCDVVYQTRIQKERFGEKIDLYEEARGKYIVNKDVLGVMQKHAVVMHPLPRLDEITVDVDSDPRAAYFRQAKNGLYIRMALLKVLLLGW; from the exons ATGAGTGCTGCGTCTTTGTTGTTCTCCTGCTCTATGCATGTGGGTGTGTCTCATCCCAAGCTGGCTGCAAAATCCTCTGTATGTTTGCCCAATCAGCCATGGAATCATTTGAAGCCAAAAACATCATTTGGGCATTCAGGAGTCTCGGAAAAATCTAAACTTTCATGTAAAGGTGATGAGATTATGTGGAGGGCAGGGGCTCTTCAAGTTGAAAATGCACCCTCCTTCTCTGTGGGGCAAAAATTTCAACTTGATGATGTCATTGAGGCCCAGCAATTTGACAGAGAGACTCTCAGTGCCATTTTTGAAGTTGCAAGGAGCATGGAGAGCATTGAAAGCAGTTCATCTAGGAGCCAAATGCTTAAGGGTTACCTCATGGCTACCTTGTTTTATGAGCCATCGACTAGAACTAGGCTTTCATTTGAATCCGCCATGAAAAGATTAGGTGGGGACGTTCTCACAACTGAGAATGCAAGGGAGTTTTCATCTGCTGCTAAAGGAGAGACCCTCGAAG ATACTATAAGAACGGTTGAAGGTTACACTGATATAATTGTGATGAGACACTTTGAAAGTGGTGCTGCAAAAAGAGCAGCAGCAACTGCTAGCATTCCTGTAATCAATGCAGGGGATGGCCCTGGACAGCATCCCACCCAG GCACTGCTAGATGTTTATACCATTGAAAGAGAGATAGGAAAACTTGATGGAATTAGAGTTGGGCTTGTGGGAGACCTTGCTAATGGGAGGACAGTTCGCTCACTTGCATACTTACTAGCCAAGTATGAGGAtgtgaaaatttattttgtctCTCCTAACGTGGTTAAAATGAAG GATGATATAAAAGAGTATCTGACATCAAAGGGAGTGGAATGGGAAGAAAGTGGTGATTTGATGGAAGTGGCTTCTAAGTGTGACGTGGTTTATCAAACTCGCATTCAGAAAGAAAGATTTGGAGAGAAAATTGACCTTTATGAGGAGGCTAGAGGCAAGTATATTGTAAACAAGGATGTTCTTGGGGTGATGCAAAAACATGCTGTGGTTATGCACCCTCTGCCAAGACTTGATGAG ATCACAGTGGATGTTGATAGTGATCCAAGAGCTGCATACTTTAGGCAGGCAAAGAATGGTCTATATATTCGGATGGCACTCTTAAAGGTATTGCTTCTTGGTTGGTAA